The Synechococcus sp. CC9605 sequence CAGAAAGTTCCGGTAAAACCACGCTCACTCTGCACGCGATTGCTGAAGTGCAAAAGCGTGGTGGTGTGGCGGCCTTTGTGGATGCGGAGCATGCCCTGGATCCCGTGTATGCCGCTTCTCTGGGCGTTGATGTCGAGAACCTGCTGGTCTCCCAGCCCGACACCGGTGAGATGGCGCTGGAAATTGTTGACCAGTTGGTGCGATCCGCGGCGGTTGACCTCGTCGTCGTCGACTCGGTGGCGGCTCTCACCCCTCGTGCTGAGATCGAAGGTGAGATGGGAGACCTGGCGGTTGGTGCTCAAGCGCGTCTGATGAGTCAGGCGATGCGGAAGATCACAGGCAACATAGGCAAGTCGGGTTGCACCGTCATCTTCCTCAACCAGTTGCGTCTCAAGATTGGTGTGACCTACGGCAACCCAGAGACCACCACTGGCGGCAACGCGCTCAAGTTCTATGCCTCGGTTCGCCTCGACATCCGTCGAATTCAGACGCTCAAGAAGGGAACCGAAGAGTTCGGTATCAGGGCCAAGGTGAAAGTGGCGAAGAACAAGGTGGCGCCGCCCTTCCGCATCGCTGAATTCGACATTCTCTTCGGCCGCGGCATCAGCACCCTGGGCTGTCTGCTTGATCTGGCTGAAGAAACGGGCGTTGTTGTCCGCAAGGGCGCCTGGTACAGCTACGAGGGAGACAACATCGGTCAGGGTCGCGACAACACCATCTCCTGGATGGAGGAGAACCCGGACGCAACGGCCACCATCGAAACGTTGGTGCGTCAGAAGTTGACGGAGGGTTCTGAGGTGAAGGCGAATTCGATGCGCCCCCTTGCCGCTGCTGCGAAGACGGCTGCTGCCGATAAGTCGGCTCCGGCCAAGGCCTCAGAGGCGGCGGCCTGATTTCAGGCGGTCTGGGCCAGGGGCTGCATGACGCGGACCTGGCCCTCCTGGGCCAAATCGGCCATCCGTTGCAATTCCTGGATGGCTTCGGCTCCCTCCAGCTTCACCAGTTCTCGCCCGTTGCGGGATTCCACCCAGCTGATGCCGAAATCTGAGACAAGAAAGCGCACCATGTGGCCATCGCCGATGTCAGCCACAAACGAAGCTCCATGGCCATCACGGCCGTCGCCACAGGAGTAACAGGTGGCTGTGAAGCCCGCGCTTTGAAGACTGCTGGCGAGGGCCTGAAGGCTCATCACCAGGTCTTCAACGACGGATCGGTAGTGCTCGGCTAGGCGCGGAAACATAACTGAGTCTCCATTGAGACCAGTCTAAAGATTTTCTTTTGTTTTCGTTTGTTCGGTTGAGCCGGTTGCTCAGGGGGTATCTGCAAGCGTCCACCAGCCGGCCGCTGGGCCGATGAAGCGCACCGTGATCCAGAGCACCACCATCCCTCCGATTCCGATCCAGGCGCCGCGGGTTGTCACCGCCATGAACTGCTGCGTCTGGTTGCGGGTAAGCGGAAGCCAGGACACGACCCTTGGGGAGGTGTCCACAGTTTTGGTGCTGGCCTTTGACTGACGAGGGGGTAAGCCCTGGGCAGCCCGGCGGCGTGCTTCTCCCATGCACTTCTGAGCGTTGAAGGGAGGTTAGGCGTTGTTCAATCCGGAAGCAGTCGCTGCAATGGAATCCAAGGTTCCAGTCGGTGCAGCACCTGATCACCCCAGCTGCGCCCTCGGAGGCGGCCATCGAGGATGGCCAGGCGACCACCACTGCGGCGCAGCGGCGCAATTGCGGCAGGAATCAGGCTCAGGGCTTCAGGCAGCAGCAGGGTGCGGAACCAGTCCTCTCCCTGCTGTTTCAACCGCTCCACCCGAGCTGAAGTGAGCGGATTGTCCAGGCTGGCGATGGGGAGCATGGCGACAATCAGCTGCGCCGGGGCCGGCAGCTGCTCCTGATGCTCCAGCCACCAGTCCCAGTTGCAGGTCACCACGCCATTGCTTTCGGGTGCTGTCGACTCATGCAGCACACGGCGTCCAAATTCCGCAGCCAGGGAGCTGGTCAGTTGCCGACGCAGCTGGTCGTCATTAATCAGAACAAGGGTGAGCCCCGCCTGGCCAAGGATGAGCCTTCTGCTCTCCTCCAGGAGATGTTGAGCGTAAATCCGGGTGTTCGGCAGCGGTTGGCGACGCGGGGCATAGAGGGGGAGGGGTTCATTCAGCTCCCGTTCCCGCAGTGATGCTCGCACGTCGGGGACAACGCCGGCCTGTTCAAATTCCAGATCAAGCCTGGCGTTGTCTCCATTGCTGCTGAACATCAGGCAGGGGTGATCCAGCAGCACCCCCCTCAGCAGTTGGAGCGGTTCGAGGGGGGCCAGCTTCCAGCGCCACTGCAGCAGTCGGTGATCCAGTTCAGCCCATTGACTCCACTCCGCTGGGTTGATGCTGCGGAGGGTGTTCCACGGCTCCGGGCTGGCTGGCAGCAGCTGGAGCAGGTCACGCAGGGCTTGCCCGGCTGAGCCTTCGAGTCGCACCGCGCCACCGGGCCTTGTGGCATCAGCAAACAGCTGGCGGCTCATGCGGTCATGCAGCTCCAGCAATCCAGATTCCGCCTGGGGGCTGGCCTGGCGGAGCTCATCCCAGTGCTGATGCTCGATCTCAAAGGTGAGAGCGTTGCGCATTCGCCGGCTCAACTGATCCATCTCCGGGATCAGCAGTTGGCGTGTGCCCAAGTGCCCGTCGCGATGGGCCTGAATCAGCTCGCCGACATCCATCAGCCAGAGCTGTGGCCCCTCGGGAGGGGTTGATCCCTGCCAGCAGGGAAGCCGTAGCCCCTGGTTGCGTAGACGGGGCAACTCCAACTGGAGCAGGCGCCTGCGCTGGGGGGGCGTCAGCACCAGTGCCCCCGCTTCGGGCGCCAGACACAGCGGCACCAGTAGGCCGAGCCACCAGCGTTCACTGCTGCTGGGGGGGAGTTGAACGAGTGTCGTGTCGCGACGCCTCAGGCTTCGTGCCACCAGCCGGCTCAGGGTCAGGTGGTGGGGCCAGTCGGATTCCTCCTGACGGAGCAGGGTTTTGATCTGGTGGTGGGCCTGGGCTTCCAACATCGTCAAACCCTAAGCAGGGTTCCCCTGGCGATTGGTTCATGGCAATCCATCCATCAACATGGCTTCACGACCCTGCGGGAGGGATGGCGGTGCAACCGGGACGTGTGGGGATCGTCGGCCTTGGCATGATCGGGGGATCCCTTGGTCTGGATCTCCAGGCGCGGGGCTGGACGGTGCAGGGGCTCGTGCATCGCCAGGCCACGGCGGATCGCGCCATGGCCCGAGGGCTGGTGGGAGCGGTGTCGACCGATCCCAGCTGCCTCTCGGATTGCGATGTGGTGATCCTGGCATTGCCCATTCCCTTGCTGCTGAATCCACCGGATGAGCTCATTGAGGCCCTGCCTGAGGCAGCGGTGGTCACCGATGTCGGTTCGGTCAAACAGCCTGTGTTGGAGGCTTGGCGCCAGCGGCATCCACGCTTTGTGGCCAGTCACCCCATGGCAGGCACAGCTCAGGCGGGCGTTGAGGCCGGGGTGGTGGATCTGTTCCGTGGTCGCCCTTGGATCGCGACTCCTGATGCGGCAACAGACCCCGCTGCCCTGGCCAAGGTTCGTGATCTGGCCGTCAGTGTGGGTGGCCACTGGCTGACGTCCACCGCGTTTCAGCACGACCAGGCGGTTGCTCTGATTTCCCACATGCCGGTGCTGGTGAGTGCTGCACTGCTGCGGGCCGTGGGCGATGAACGGGATCCGGAGATCCGGCAGCTGGCCATGGTGCTGGCGTCCAGTGGCTTTGCCGACACCAGTCGTGTGGGCGGAGGGAATCCCGAGCTGGGGGTGGCGATGGCCTCCACCAACAGGGATGCGGTGTTACGCGGCTTGGCGGCCTACCGCTGGAGCCTGGAGCAGCTCGAAGATGCTGTGCTTCAGCAAAGCTGGTCTCAGCTCGCGTTGGAACTGCGCCGAACCCAGACCCTGCGCCCGGATTTTTTGAGGGCACCGGGGGAGGTCAGCTCCGAAAGCTGAGCGGTTGTCCCCGCTCGGCCCTGAGCTGACGGCAGGCGTTGAGGGCCGACAGGCTCACTCCCGCTGTGCCCTCGCCTGGATGGAGGCTGTCGCCGCAGAGCCAAAGACCCGGCATGGGCGTTCGTCCTGCCAGGCCGAAGGGGCCGAACCGGCTTGGATGCTGTCCAAGGCCTCCGACCATGCCGTTGGGACGACCCGTCCAGCCGGCGAAGCCCCTTGGTGTTGCCAGTTCAGCGTGCAACCAGGCGTCGTCTTCGAGGGACAGCCAGCGGTTCAGCTCGGCTTGGATCAGCTTGAGCATCCCTATTTTGCGCTGTTGGTACTCCGGCTCCGGCAAGCGGCACCAGTCGCCCGTTGGGGTAAACACGCTGGCAATCAAGGTGGCCTGCCCCTGGGGCGCACGCCCATCGCCCTCGCGGCTGATGGAGACGAACAGAGGCCCCGGGGATGCGCAGCCCCGCTGGAGATGGCCTGGGCAGGGATGTGGGAGTGCATCACGCCGCACCGCTCCGTAGAGCACCAGCGCACCACTCGGTGCATGCAGGTTGTCCAGTCGCTTGCGGTACCCGTTCGGCAGCTGATCCGGTTCGATCAGCTCCAGCAGGCATTGGGGGGGGAGGCTGCAGACCACATCCCGGCTGCTCCGTTGGTGTTCCGCGCCCTTGCCGGTGCTGATCGTCACCTGCCAACCGGATGAGCTGGGCTGCAGCTTGGTGACCCGATGCTGCATCAGCACCGTCCCGCCGTCGCGCTCAATGGCGGCCACCAGCTGATTGCTCAACACCTGCATCGATCCCTCCAGATGCCAGAGCCCGAGTGGTGCTTGGGCCATGTGCAGGACGGTTGCGCCGTACAGCGCCGCCGTGCGATCGGCCGGTTCCTGGGAGTACAGCTTCAGCTGGAGGTCGAGAAAGCGCCGCAGCCGTTGATCGTCACCGCACCCACACAGCCGCAACAGATCGGCAATGGTCAGACCTGTGAACAGTCCCGATGCCAGCGTTGCGGGCCGCAGGGCCCGCAGCAATGTGCCGAGATCCCAGAGGGAACGCGGTGTCACCACGGGGTCTTCGCTGGCGAACTGCCAGTTGCTGGAATGCAACTGGTGGCAAAGGCTCCAGAAGCGGTGGCTGCCTGGAAATTGACGCTCACGTTCAGCGGCCCAGGCTTCCGGGTCATGCCAGAGCGAAATGGGAGGGGAGCCATCGCCCAGGTCGACCACACAACCTGGGTCCAGAAGCTCTGCGCTGGGCAGAGGCATGTTCAGATGCTTAAGCAGTCGCGCATGACTTCCTCCGGGCTCCAACCCAGCCACCTGGGTCGCCCCAACATCGAACACCCATGGACCCCGCCGGAATGTTCCTGCACACCCCCCCGGTTGTTGATGCGCTTCCAGCAGCGTGACGTCGACGCCGTCGCGGGCCAGCAGTGCCGCTGCCGTTAAGCCAGCGATCCCGCCGCCCACCACGATCACGCTGGAATCTCTCACGACGCCCTGAAGAATCAGGCCATGCTGGCAAGCCAGGGGGCCTGCCGAGGATGAACAGCGAACTGCGCCGGGATCTCACCGCGGAGGACGGGCCGTTGGCGGGGGCTGTGATCACGGATGTCTCCCCCGTCGGTGGGGGCTTCATTCATCAGGCCTGGAAGCTTTGCCTCAGTGATGGCCAGCTGTTGTTTGCCAAAAGCGGTGGCGCCAGCGCGCTGCCCCTGTTTGAGGTGGAGGCGGAGGCCCTTGAGACCCTGCATGCCCAAGCCGATGCTTCGTTCCTGGTTGTGCCGCAGCCCATCGCCCTGGCGGCACTGCGCCATGGTGCGGTGCTGTTGTTGCCCTGGTTGGATTGCGGTGGCAACGACCAAACAGCCCTCGGCCGGGGTTTGGCACTACTGCATCAGTCGTCGATGTCTTCCAGCCCTGCTCGTTTCGGCTGGCACCGTGACGGCTTCATTGGCGCTGGACCTCAACTGGGGGGGTGGCGCGATGACTGGGGATCGGCCTTCGTGGAGCTCAGGCTGCGCCCGCAACTGGAAGCCCTTGATGGTTTGCAGCAGGATTCAACGGACCTCAATCCGTTGTTGCTTCGTCTCGCCGAGCATCTGAACGAGCATCAACCACACCCGGCCTTGGTGCACGGTGATCTCTGGGGAGGGAATGCCGCCAGCCTGAGCGATGGACGGGGAAGCATTTTTGATCCCGCCAGCTGGTGGGCTGATCGGGAAGTTGATCTGGCGATGACC is a genomic window containing:
- the recA gene encoding recombinase RecA gives rise to the protein MPADMKSGASDPRPSGERDKALNLVLGQIERNFGKGSIMRLGDASRMRVETISTGALTLDLALGGGYPKGRVVEIYGPESSGKTTLTLHAIAEVQKRGGVAAFVDAEHALDPVYAASLGVDVENLLVSQPDTGEMALEIVDQLVRSAAVDLVVVDSVAALTPRAEIEGEMGDLAVGAQARLMSQAMRKITGNIGKSGCTVIFLNQLRLKIGVTYGNPETTTGGNALKFYASVRLDIRRIQTLKKGTEEFGIRAKVKVAKNKVAPPFRIAEFDILFGRGISTLGCLLDLAEETGVVVRKGAWYSYEGDNIGQGRDNTISWMEENPDATATIETLVRQKLTEGSEVKANSMRPLAAAAKTAAADKSAPAKASEAAA
- a CDS encoding DUF1815 family protein; the encoded protein is MFPRLAEHYRSVVEDLVMSLQALASSLQSAGFTATCYSCGDGRDGHGASFVADIGDGHMVRFLVSDFGISWVESRNGRELVKLEGAEAIQELQRMADLAQEGQVRVMQPLAQTA
- a CDS encoding DUF2839 domain-containing protein; the protein is MGEARRRAAQGLPPRQSKASTKTVDTSPRVVSWLPLTRNQTQQFMAVTTRGAWIGIGGMVVLWITVRFIGPAAGWWTLADTP
- a CDS encoding helicase, with the translated sequence MLEAQAHHQIKTLLRQEESDWPHHLTLSRLVARSLRRRDTTLVQLPPSSSERWWLGLLVPLCLAPEAGALVLTPPQRRRLLQLELPRLRNQGLRLPCWQGSTPPEGPQLWLMDVGELIQAHRDGHLGTRQLLIPEMDQLSRRMRNALTFEIEHQHWDELRQASPQAESGLLELHDRMSRQLFADATRPGGAVRLEGSAGQALRDLLQLLPASPEPWNTLRSINPAEWSQWAELDHRLLQWRWKLAPLEPLQLLRGVLLDHPCLMFSSNGDNARLDLEFEQAGVVPDVRASLRERELNEPLPLYAPRRQPLPNTRIYAQHLLEESRRLILGQAGLTLVLINDDQLRRQLTSSLAAEFGRRVLHESTAPESNGVVTCNWDWWLEHQEQLPAPAQLIVAMLPIASLDNPLTSARVERLKQQGEDWFRTLLLPEALSLIPAAIAPLRRSGGRLAILDGRLRGRSWGDQVLHRLEPWIPLQRLLPD
- a CDS encoding prephenate/arogenate dehydrogenase — protein: MAVQPGRVGIVGLGMIGGSLGLDLQARGWTVQGLVHRQATADRAMARGLVGAVSTDPSCLSDCDVVILALPIPLLLNPPDELIEALPEAAVVTDVGSVKQPVLEAWRQRHPRFVASHPMAGTAQAGVEAGVVDLFRGRPWIATPDAATDPAALAKVRDLAVSVGGHWLTSTAFQHDQAVALISHMPVLVSAALLRAVGDERDPEIRQLAMVLASSGFADTSRVGGGNPELGVAMASTNRDAVLRGLAAYRWSLEQLEDAVLQQSWSQLALELRRTQTLRPDFLRAPGEVSSES
- the crtD gene encoding C-3',4' desaturase CrtD, whose amino-acid sequence is MRDSSVIVVGGGIAGLTAAALLARDGVDVTLLEAHQQPGGCAGTFRRGPWVFDVGATQVAGLEPGGSHARLLKHLNMPLPSAELLDPGCVVDLGDGSPPISLWHDPEAWAAERERQFPGSHRFWSLCHQLHSSNWQFASEDPVVTPRSLWDLGTLLRALRPATLASGLFTGLTIADLLRLCGCGDDQRLRRFLDLQLKLYSQEPADRTAALYGATVLHMAQAPLGLWHLEGSMQVLSNQLVAAIERDGGTVLMQHRVTKLQPSSSGWQVTISTGKGAEHQRSSRDVVCSLPPQCLLELIEPDQLPNGYRKRLDNLHAPSGALVLYGAVRRDALPHPCPGHLQRGCASPGPLFVSISREGDGRAPQGQATLIASVFTPTGDWCRLPEPEYQQRKIGMLKLIQAELNRWLSLEDDAWLHAELATPRGFAGWTGRPNGMVGGLGQHPSRFGPFGLAGRTPMPGLWLCGDSLHPGEGTAGVSLSALNACRQLRAERGQPLSFRS
- a CDS encoding fructosamine kinase family protein; the protein is MNSELRRDLTAEDGPLAGAVITDVSPVGGGFIHQAWKLCLSDGQLLFAKSGGASALPLFEVEAEALETLHAQADASFLVVPQPIALAALRHGAVLLLPWLDCGGNDQTALGRGLALLHQSSMSSSPARFGWHRDGFIGAGPQLGGWRDDWGSAFVELRLRPQLEALDGLQQDSTDLNPLLLRLAEHLNEHQPHPALVHGDLWGGNAASLSDGRGSIFDPASWWADREVDLAMTRLFGGFGEAFRSGYRDVLPDAPGADGRVEIYNLYHLLNHANLFGGSYLSQCRASLRELARRF